The Halobacillus ihumii genomic sequence CCGGCTGGGACGGGAATCTCTTCCTTTACGAAAAGCTCTGCGATCGTTGTGATGTGCCGTTTGGACAGACCTTGACTAAAAAGAAGAAGTTCTTTGACTTCCTCGTCCTCTACGACTTCTATGAAATGTTCAAATATTACAGCATACATGGAATCCCCCATATAATTACTCCATAAGTCTCCCAGCTCCGAGGAAGTAAGCTCGGCATGCTGCTGATGTTCTAAAACCTGAGATTCCAACTGCTTATCTTTGTTTGTATGATGGTCTGCAGCACTCACGATTCGTCCCCCTTTCTATTGATGATGTTTTGTGAAACCTTGTACGACATAACATGATCGATTTATAGTGTGTGTTTATGTGGGAAACATTATTCCTGATGCACCAATTACAACCAGGGATAAAGTCTCTCCTAACTGCTCAGGAAATTGAACACGAGGTGTAATTGTAATTTGTATGAAGATATTATAAAATAGGATCAGGTACTAATAACAAATCATAATACTTAGTAAGACCCCAAGGAGGACTTGTTTTATGAATGGATCTTTAGAAGGCCGCACTTATGTTGTCATGGGTGTTGCGAATAAGCGCAGTATTGCGTGGGGAATTGCACAATCATTAAATAAAGCAGGAGCGCGATTGATCTTCACCTATGCTTCAGAACGATTTGAGAAGCCAGTCCGCGACTTAGCTAACACACTCGAAGGACCGGAATCCCTATTTTACGAATGTGATGTAACGGATGATGAGGCGATCAACCAAACGTTTGCAGCGATTCAACAGGATGTCGGCGTCATTCATGGCCTGGCGCACTGTATCGCCTTTGCCAACCGTGAAGAGCTGAAAGGGGAGTATGTCGACACAAGCCGGGATGGTTTCTTGACCGCTCATAACATTAGCTCCTATTCCTTAACAGCTGTTGCCCGAGCCGCTAAGCCAGTCATGTCTGACGGTGGCGGGATCGTCACTCTTACGTACCTTGGCGGGGAAAAAGTAGTGGAGAACTACAACGTCATGGGAATTGCGAAGGCAAGCCTTGATGCCAGCGTCAAATACTTAGCGAATGACCTCGGTAAACACCAGATCCGAGTTAATGCGATTTCAGCAGGTCCGATTCGTACACTGTCAGCCAAGGGCATTGGCGACTTTAACAAAATTTTAACAGAAATCGAAGAGCGTGCTCCGCTTCGTCGTGCTGTAACTCAGGAGGAAGTAGGCGACACAGCGTTCTTCTTGATGAGTGATCTTTCAAGAGGAATTACCGGTGAAATCATTCACTGTGATTCTGGTTATAATATTGTAGGGTATTAATCTATCCCTGCCCCTGAAGGTAATGTAGCCACATTACCTTCAGGGGCTTTTTTATGACTGAAAAGAGCTTACTCAATGCGTTAGGTCGGAATGTTGCTTCGTTAAGTCGTTATCCTCTCGAGTCAAGGAGGTATATTAATGAGATAGGTCGTTATATTTTTGAGAC encodes the following:
- the fabI gene encoding enoyl-ACP reductase FabI, translating into MNGSLEGRTYVVMGVANKRSIAWGIAQSLNKAGARLIFTYASERFEKPVRDLANTLEGPESLFYECDVTDDEAINQTFAAIQQDVGVIHGLAHCIAFANREELKGEYVDTSRDGFLTAHNISSYSLTAVARAAKPVMSDGGGIVTLTYLGGEKVVENYNVMGIAKASLDASVKYLANDLGKHQIRVNAISAGPIRTLSAKGIGDFNKILTEIEERAPLRRAVTQEEVGDTAFFLMSDLSRGITGEIIHCDSGYNIVGY